One Bartonella kosoyi DNA segment encodes these proteins:
- a CDS encoding type II toxin-antitoxin system RelB/DinJ family antitoxin, which translates to MATSRMVQARVPEEIQNVANQVIQASGLSVSDVVRVLMTRIAQDKAIPSFLFQPNAETIAAFAELDEGNLKKFHSVDELFDDLYADD; encoded by the coding sequence ATGGCTACCAGTCGCATGGTTCAAGCACGTGTACCGGAAGAAATTCAAAATGTTGCTAATCAAGTTATTCAAGCCTCTGGTTTGTCAGTAAGTGATGTCGTGAGAGTGTTGATGACACGTATTGCGCAAGATAAAGCTATTCCTTCTTTTTTGTTTCAACCCAATGCAGAAACCATAGCGGCTTTTGCTGAACTTGATGAAGGCAACTTAAAAAAGTTTCATTCCGTAGACGAATTATTTGATGATCTCTATGCGGACGATTGA
- a CDS encoding BrnT family toxin yields MKIVWDEPKRALNIIKHKLDFADVIYFDWEHALIDATHSNRMKAIGHFADGTTVIVFAKLGNEAISIISFRRANKKEREIFNDYQKKL; encoded by the coding sequence ATGAAGATAGTGTGGGATGAACCAAAAAGAGCTTTGAACATTATTAAACATAAGCTTGATTTTGCTGATGTTATTTACTTTGATTGGGAGCATGCCCTTATTGATGCGACCCATTCAAACCGCATGAAGGCTATTGGACATTTTGCGGATGGCACAACAGTTATTGTTTTTGCAAAGCTTGGCAATGAAGCGATATCCATTATCAGTTTTCGTCGAGCTAATAAAAAAGAAAGAGAGATTTTCAATGACTATCAAAAAAAACTTTGA
- a CDS encoding BrnA antitoxin family protein, with product MTIKKNFEAGCDYAKEDWDAVDSPPLTDEELARLKPAKDVLPASFFKYVTEERRKRGRPPVESPKQAVTLRLDPNVIASFKKQGKDWRTRMGEVLKKASGC from the coding sequence ATGACTATCAAAAAAAACTTTGAAGCAGGATGTGATTACGCAAAAGAAGATTGGGATGCTGTGGATTCTCCACCATTGACAGATGAAGAACTTGCACGCTTAAAGCCAGCTAAAGACGTTTTACCAGCCTCCTTTTTTAAGTATGTAACAGAAGAGCGCCGTAAACGTGGGCGTCCCCCCGTTGAATCTCCTAAACAAGCGGTTACTCTCCGCCTCGACCCAAACGTTATTGCCTCTTTTAAAAAACAAGGAAAAGATTGGCGCACACGTATGGGTGAAGTCTTAAAAAAAGCAAGCGGTTGTTAA